Proteins found in one Zea mays cultivar B73 chromosome 1, Zm-B73-REFERENCE-NAM-5.0, whole genome shotgun sequence genomic segment:
- the LOC100280803 gene encoding 40S ribosomal protein S29, which produces MGHSNVWNSHPKNYGPGSRVCRVCANPHGLIRKYGLMCCRQCFRSNAKDIGFIKYR; this is translated from the exons atggGACACTCCAACGTGTGGAACTCGCACCCCAAGAACTACGGCCCTGGATCTAGGGTTTG CCGTGTGTGCGCTAACCCCCACGGCTTGATCCGAAAGTACGGGCTCATGTGCTGCAGACAGTGCTTCCGCAGCAACGCCAAGGACATTGGCTTCATCAAG TACCGCTGA